Proteins co-encoded in one Taeniopygia guttata chromosome 4, bTaeGut7.mat, whole genome shotgun sequence genomic window:
- the MICU3 gene encoding calcium uptake protein 3, mitochondrial isoform X9, translating to MVTENRSDLEDLHLYATPREQRFRMFASLEFEGQLYMTPHDFIQAVTSDEPKRAKKWRSLSKQELNQILMETPPVWKGSSKLFRNLNEKGVISYTEYLFLLCILTKPHAGFRIAFNMFDTDGNEMVDKKEFLVLQEIFRKKNEKREKRGDEEKRAMLRLQLYGYHTPTNSVLKTEGEDLVPRSYWDTLRRSTSQALFSDLAERADDITSSSDTTLLVHFFGKKGKAELNFEDFYRFMDNLQTEVLEIEFLSYSNGMNTISEEDFAHILLRYTNVENTSSYLENMRGSIPEEKGITFEEFRSFFQFLNNLEDFTIAMQMYNFASRSIGQDEFKRAVYVATGVKLSPHLVNTVFKIFDVDRDDQLSYKEFIGIMKDRLNRGFRETPKYGWKDYYSCVMTVTSEHLRDLWKQFRRRDMLR from the exons GTTACAGAAAACAGATCAGACCTCGAAGATTTACACCTTTATGCAACTCCGCGGGAGCAACGGTTTCGCATGTTTGCCAGTCTAGAATTTGAAGGACAGCTGTACATGACTCCACACGACTTCATCCAGGCTGTTACAAGTGATGAACCCAAAC GTGCTAAAAAGTGGCGATCCCTTTCAAAGCAG GAGCTGAATCAGATCCTTATGGAGACACCACCGGTTTGGAAAGGATCATCCAAACTTTTCCGTAATCTTAATGAGAAAG gtgtgATATCTTACACAGAATATTTATTCCTCTTATGTATTTTAACAA AGCCACATGCGGGTTTTCGGATTGCTTTCAACATGTTCGATACTGATGGCAATGAAATGGTGGACAAAAAGGAATTCTTAGTG CTCCAAGAgatcttcaggaaaaaaaacgagaagagagaaaaaaggggaGATGAAGAAAAACGTGCAATGCTG CGTCTTCAACTTTATGGATATCACACTCCTACTAACAGT GTTCTTAAAACAGAAGGAGAGGACCTTGTCCCCAGAAGCTATTGGGATACTTTGAGACGTAGCACAAGCCAAGCACTCTTTTCAGACCTTGCTGAG CGTGCTGATGATATTACAAGTTCGTCAGATACTACACTGCTTGTACACTTTTTTggcaagaaaggaaaagctgaacTGAACTTTGAAGATTTTTATAG ATTTATGGATAACCTTCAAACTGAGGTTCTAGAGATAGAATTCCTTTCCTACTCTAACGGGATGAACACCATCAGTGAGGAAGACTTTGCCCATATTCTCTTGAGGTACACAAATGTGGAAAATACATCAAGTTACCTGGAAAACATGCGTGGCAGTATTCCTGAAGAAAAG GGTATCACATTTGAAGAATTTAGATCATTTTTTCAATTCTTGAACAATCTAGAAGACTTTACAATTGCAATGCAAATGTATAATTTTGCAAGTCGTTCCATAGGTCAAG ATGAATTCAAGCGTGCTGTGTATGTAGCCACAGGTGTGAAACTCTCACCACATTTGGTGAACACAGTCTTCAAGATTTTTGATGTCGACAGAGATGACCAGTTGAGTTATAAAGAATTTATCGGCATTATGAAAGACAGACTCAATAGAGGGTTTAGG